CGCAGCACAAGCCCTGTGTGAACGGCAGAATTTATCATCCCCACCACCCACACTCCAGCCACCACCCCAATGTACATTTCCCTCCTCATGATGACTGTGTACTGCAAAGGGTGGCAGATGGCGATGAAGCGATCAAAGGCCATAAAGGAAAGCAGCAATATCTCTGTTCCCAGAGCCCACAAGAAAAAGTAGACCTGGGCTATGCAGCCGGGAAATGAGATGGTCTTCCTGGAGGCCAAAGTAGTCTGGAGCATCTTGGGAATTGTCACCGAGATACAAAACATGTTTGCTATGGACAAATGGATGAGCAGGAAATACATGGGGGTGTGGAGCTTGCGGCAAGTGCTTAAAGTGAAGATGAAGAGGAAGTTGGCTGACAAAGCAGTTGCATAGATTAAAGTGAACCCCCAAAATATGATTTTCTGATGTTCAGGGGAGCTGGATAAGCCGACCAAAATAAAATCTTGAAGTGCTGACTGGTTCTTCAGTTCCATGTGTCTGATAGTGCTGACTTGTCCAGATGAATAAATTTATTGGGTGTTAACCAAAGGTCAAATTCATgaagacaaattcatagaggatgaaCCATGATCTGGAACCCCCATGTTCAGAAACAGGACATTTTCCAGTATATTCACACATCTCCAGTGGGATCAGAAGGAAATAAGAAATAGGTCACACAAAATTGCATGGCTGTCAACTGCTGCAAGACAGTCAAAAACTGCTGACAAAGACAAATAGAAGCCTTTGAGGTGTGAATTTAGCAGTCTCTTGCCGCCTCCAGCCACTCCACATCCCCTACCCTGTTACGCTGTAagtcagggatagggaacctgtggctctccaggtattgctggactacaactcccatcattgcagatcattggctacactggctgggaatgatgggagatgaagtccaacaGCACATGGAGGGCCGCATATTTCCTGCCCCTTCCTGCCAAAAGTTCTGTGGAAACCTACACTCCAGACATGTCTCATAGTAAGTTGGTGATGTGGGTGGCACATAAGTAACAGTCtaggacagggtttcccaaacatggatttccagctgtttttggattatacTTCTCATTATCTCATTATCCCTGACTAGCTAGTGATGGTGGGAGTccataaacagctggagacccaagtttgggaaatcctggttTAGGACTACTATTGACCCACAGCTGATTCTGGGCTCTGGCCAAGGCTATCAACTTATTTTATAGCATGTCAACAGTATCTGATCTTTGACACCTACTTCCtcttaaggtaaagggtaaagggacccctgaccattaggtgcagtcgtgaccgactctggggttgcgtgctcatctcgcattattggccaagggagccgacgtatagcttccaggtcatgtggccagcatgacaaagccgcttctggcaaaccagagcagcacatgggaacgccgtttaccttcccgctgtagcagttcctatttatgtacttgcattttgaagtgcttttgaactgctaggttggcaggagctgggaccaagcaatgggagctcaccccgtcacagggattcaaactgctgaccttctgatcagcaagccctgggctcagtggtttaacccacagcgccacctgggtccctcttactTATGAGTAAAAACACATGCCAGTTTGTACTGCATATGCTGATCATGTAGACAAAGCATTTCCCCTTATAATAAAGAAAACATCTGTACCAGAATCTTCTGCTTTAGGTTTAAAATTAGCTcacctggaagcagcagcaggattcAAATGCTCCATATACCTGAAGATGTGAGGCAAAATGAAACTTGTCTCATTGATGATGATCCCCACCCCTTTCTGCTAAGCcagagaagaatggaagaatCAAGTGGAGAAACCGACAGCAAACATAAATAGTGAGCGAATGGTTCAAGTGCAGTGTTGGTGGCGTAGGGACAAAACCCTCAGAGGGAGTCAAATTAGGAATAGTCTAAGGATGTAAGGCTGCCACCAAGGAGAATTAGGATCATTGCTTCTGATTGCCTGGGGACCTCTGGGCCCAAGGAGGATGGTGtgggttattatttatttatttagtattacATGTATATCCAACGTTTCCTCCGAGGAGCACAAATGTGGCACATGTGGTTATCTAccttctccattttatccccacaacaaccctgttaggtaggttTTGCTGCAAGatagtagcccaaggtcacccagtgagcttcatggctgcatggggatttgaaccctggccataGTAAGGGCACAGAGAATCCATTCACATTGTCCAACTGCAAATTCCATATGGTAGATATGCAGTTCTAAAGAGTATAATCCTCTGAGAACTTCAGCTTTCTCTCTACAGTCATATTTATACAATCCACTGCCTTCTCCCAAGTGTAGGACATTGTAAATACATGTGTTTTTAAAGAAGCATTATCCTTATTACATCTCAAACAAAATGCTGCTTTAGTTAATACAAATCAAATATTTCCTGTTGAACAAGTCATCATTTAAGGTGCAATGACACTCCT
The window above is part of the Zootoca vivipara chromosome 13, rZooViv1.1, whole genome shotgun sequence genome. Proteins encoded here:
- the LOC118095545 gene encoding olfactory receptor 13G1-like, which produces MELKNQSALQDFILVGLSSSPEHQKIIFWGFTLIYATALSANFLFIFTLSTCRKLHTPMYFLLIHLSIANMFCISVTIPKMLQTTLASRKTISFPGCIAQVYFFLWALGTEILLLSFMAFDRFIAICHPLQYTVIMRREMYIGVVAGVWVVGMINSAVHTGLVLRLSFCDSNVINHFFCDLPPLLMLSCSDISLNETMAYVADAVFSMGSCLLTLTSYLFILTTIFRIKSTEGKKKAFSTCSSHLLVVSFYFSTIIYTYIRPTSTSSPEEDKVVAILYSVVTPVLNPVIYSLRNKEVKEALKKLTGRSLLRVSVG